A section of the Oncorhynchus gorbuscha isolate QuinsamMale2020 ecotype Even-year linkage group LG06, OgorEven_v1.0, whole genome shotgun sequence genome encodes:
- the LOC124038573 gene encoding cytochrome b-c1 complex subunit 2, mitochondrial-like isoform X1 gives MKGIRGISKLSTRLYAAQVARKLDVSAEHVKFQPQEVQVTKLPSGLVIASLDNYSPGSRIGVFVKAGCRYESPENQGVTHLLRLAANLTTKGASAFRICRGVEAVGGSLGVTSSRENMIYSVDCLRDHIDTVMEYLINVTTAPEFRPWEVSDLTPRVKMDKALAAQTPQMGVIEGLHGAAYKNALSNSLYCPDYMVSQVDSDHMHNFIQNNFTSARMALVGLGVDHNVLKQVGEQFLNIRSGMGTAGTKAQYRGGEVRVQNGSSLVHSVVVSEGAAVGTDEAMAFSVLQHVLGAGPHIKRGSNPTSKLFHGVAKATADPFDASAFNSNYSDSGLFGVYTISQSAAAGDVIKAAISQVKAVTGGVSEADLTRAKTQLKAEYLMSLESSEGLLDAMGSQALSGGVYHSPEAIAQKIDSVSATDVANAANKFVSGKKSMASSGNLIKTPFVDEI, from the exons GTGACCAAACTGCCCAGCGGTCTGGTGATAGCCTCGTTGGACAACTACTCCCCAGGTTCCAGGATCGGTGTGTTTGTGAAGGCTGGCTGTCGCTATGAGTCCCCAGAGAACCAGGGAGTCACCCACCTGCTCCGTCTGGCTGCCAACCTG actaccaaaggtgcttcagcctTCAGGATCTGTCGTGGTGTGGAGGCAGTAGGAGGCAGTCTAGG CGTGACGTCATCCAGAGAGAACATGATCTACTCTGTTGACTGTCTCAGAGACCACAT TGACACGGTGATGGAGTATCTGATCAATGTGACCACAGCCCCAGAGTTCAGGCCGTGGGAGGTGTCGGACCTCACCCCAAGGGTCAAGATGGACAAGGCCCTAGCCGCGCAGACCCCCCAGAtgg GTGTGATTGAGGGTCTACATGGAGCTGCTTACAAGAACGCCCTGTCCAACTCCCTCTACTGCCCAGACTACATGGTTAGCCAGGTCGATTCTGACCAT atGCACAATTTTATCCAGAACAATTTCACAAGTGCAAGAATGGCTCTGGTTGGGCTTG GTGTGGACCACAATGTTCTGAAGCAGGTGGGAGAGCAGTTCCTCAACATCCGCAGTGGGATGGGCACCGCTGGGACAAAGGCTCAGTACCGCGGTG gCGAGGTGCGGGTGCAGAACGGGTCCAGCCTGGTGCACTCTGTAGTGGTGTCTGAGGGGGCAGCGGTGGGCACAGACGAGGCTATGGCCTTCTCTGTACTACAGCACGTCCTGGGGGCGGGGCCACACATCAAGAGAGGCTCCAACCCCACCTCCAAACTCTTCCATGGTGTCGCTAAGGCTACTGCAGACCCCTTCGAT GCCTCTGCTTTCAATTCCAACTACTCTGACTCTGGCCTGTTTGGAGTCTACACCATCTCCCAGTCTGCAGCAGCTGGTGAC GTGATCAAGGCAGCTATTAGCCAGGTGAAGGCTGTTACAGGAGGAGTCTCAGAAGCTGACCTGACCCGCGCCAA GACCCAGCTGAAGGCTGAGTACCTGATGTCGTTGGAGAGCTCAGAGGGTTTGTTAGACGCCATGGGTTCACAGGCTCTGTCCGGAGGCGTCTACCACTCTCCCGAGGCCATCGCACAGAAGATCGACTCAGTCTCCGCAACTGATGTCGCCAAC GCTGCAAATAAGTTTGTTTCAGGCAAGAAGTCCATGGCTTCCAGTGGAAACCTCATCAAGACGCCCTTCGTTGACGAGATCTAA
- the LOC124038573 gene encoding cytochrome b-c1 complex subunit 2, mitochondrial-like isoform X2 — translation MKGIRGISKLSTRLYAAQVARKLDVSAEHVKFQPQEVQVTKLPSGLVIASLDNYSPGSRIGVFVKAGCRYESPENQGVTHLLRLAANLVLLVHQHDVDRSFNVLNTVVTSSRENMIYSVDCLRDHIDTVMEYLINVTTAPEFRPWEVSDLTPRVKMDKALAAQTPQMGVIEGLHGAAYKNALSNSLYCPDYMVSQVDSDHMHNFIQNNFTSARMALVGLGVDHNVLKQVGEQFLNIRSGMGTAGTKAQYRGGEVRVQNGSSLVHSVVVSEGAAVGTDEAMAFSVLQHVLGAGPHIKRGSNPTSKLFHGVAKATADPFDASAFNSNYSDSGLFGVYTISQSAAAGDVIKAAISQVKAVTGGVSEADLTRAKTQLKAEYLMSLESSEGLLDAMGSQALSGGVYHSPEAIAQKIDSVSATDVANAANKFVSGKKSMASSGNLIKTPFVDEI, via the exons GTGACCAAACTGCCCAGCGGTCTGGTGATAGCCTCGTTGGACAACTACTCCCCAGGTTCCAGGATCGGTGTGTTTGTGAAGGCTGGCTGTCGCTATGAGTCCCCAGAGAACCAGGGAGTCACCCACCTGCTCCGTCTGGCTGCCAACCTGGTACTTCTGGTTCATCAACATGATGTAGACAGGAGCTTCAATGTACTCAATACTGT CGTGACGTCATCCAGAGAGAACATGATCTACTCTGTTGACTGTCTCAGAGACCACAT TGACACGGTGATGGAGTATCTGATCAATGTGACCACAGCCCCAGAGTTCAGGCCGTGGGAGGTGTCGGACCTCACCCCAAGGGTCAAGATGGACAAGGCCCTAGCCGCGCAGACCCCCCAGAtgg GTGTGATTGAGGGTCTACATGGAGCTGCTTACAAGAACGCCCTGTCCAACTCCCTCTACTGCCCAGACTACATGGTTAGCCAGGTCGATTCTGACCAT atGCACAATTTTATCCAGAACAATTTCACAAGTGCAAGAATGGCTCTGGTTGGGCTTG GTGTGGACCACAATGTTCTGAAGCAGGTGGGAGAGCAGTTCCTCAACATCCGCAGTGGGATGGGCACCGCTGGGACAAAGGCTCAGTACCGCGGTG gCGAGGTGCGGGTGCAGAACGGGTCCAGCCTGGTGCACTCTGTAGTGGTGTCTGAGGGGGCAGCGGTGGGCACAGACGAGGCTATGGCCTTCTCTGTACTACAGCACGTCCTGGGGGCGGGGCCACACATCAAGAGAGGCTCCAACCCCACCTCCAAACTCTTCCATGGTGTCGCTAAGGCTACTGCAGACCCCTTCGAT GCCTCTGCTTTCAATTCCAACTACTCTGACTCTGGCCTGTTTGGAGTCTACACCATCTCCCAGTCTGCAGCAGCTGGTGAC GTGATCAAGGCAGCTATTAGCCAGGTGAAGGCTGTTACAGGAGGAGTCTCAGAAGCTGACCTGACCCGCGCCAA GACCCAGCTGAAGGCTGAGTACCTGATGTCGTTGGAGAGCTCAGAGGGTTTGTTAGACGCCATGGGTTCACAGGCTCTGTCCGGAGGCGTCTACCACTCTCCCGAGGCCATCGCACAGAAGATCGACTCAGTCTCCGCAACTGATGTCGCCAAC GCTGCAAATAAGTTTGTTTCAGGCAAGAAGTCCATGGCTTCCAGTGGAAACCTCATCAAGACGCCCTTCGTTGACGAGATCTAA